One Candidatus Caldatribacterium sp. genomic window carries:
- a CDS encoding macro domain-containing protein encodes MERKVGNVTIECVQGDITKQVGFDAIVNAANAELRPGGGVAGAIHRAAGPGLAEECRPLAPIRPGQAVITGGHRLPNRYVIHCLGPRYGIDEPSAELLASCYRNALRLAEEHGISSIAFPAISTGVFGYPMREAAEVALRTVLEMAPELKSVRVIRFVLWDEEALRIHEETLARLTEKGSS; translated from the coding sequence ATGGAGCGGAAAGTTGGCAACGTCACCATTGAGTGCGTACAGGGTGATATCACAAAACAGGTCGGATTTGACGCCATTGTGAATGCCGCAAACGCCGAGCTTCGTCCGGGTGGGGGAGTGGCGGGAGCTATTCATCGAGCCGCGGGGCCGGGACTTGCCGAAGAATGTCGTCCCCTTGCCCCTATTCGCCCGGGTCAGGCGGTTATTACCGGGGGACATCGGCTCCCGAACCGCTACGTCATCCACTGCCTTGGTCCGAGGTATGGCATCGACGAACCATCGGCAGAACTTTTGGCTTCATGCTACCGCAATGCCCTCCGTCTTGCGGAGGAGCACGGGATATCTTCCATAGCTTTCCCGGCCATCTCAACCGGAGTCTTTGGATACCCGATGCGGGAGGCAGCTGAAGTGGCACTTCGGACCGTGCTTGAGATGGCTCCGGAGCTCAAATCCGTCAGGGTTATCCGTTTCGTTCTCTGGGATGAAGAAGCGCTTCGCATTCACGAAGAGACTCTTGCGCGACTCACGGAGAAAGGTTCCAGTTGA